Below is a genomic region from Flammeovirgaceae bacterium SG7u.111.
TACTAGCAGTTGGCAACCCTTTCAACCTAGAATCTACTGTTACAGCAGGTATTGTAAGTGCTAAAGGCAGGAGAATAAATGTGCTTGAAGATCTTTTTCCTATCGAATCATTCATTCAAACTGATGCGGCCATCAACCCTGGCAACAGCGGTGGAGCCTTGGTAAATGGGCAGGGAGAGCTAGTAGGAATCAACACCGCAATTTTATCAAGAACAGGCAGCTACGCTGGCTATGGCTTTGCCGTCCCTTCGGATATTGTGACCAAAATAGTTGAAGATCTACGAAAATACGGGGAAGTCCAGAAGGCATTCCTTGGAGTAAGTGCCTTGGACATAGACGAAGACATTTCCGACAAGCTAGGCACAAACGACCTAGACGGAGTAGTGGTGAACACCGTAGATAAAGAAGGTGCGGCTGCAAAAGTAGGAATGTCACCCGGAGACGTAATTTCCGAAATAGATGGAAAATCTATTAAGTCAATGGCCGACTTCGATGAAATACTAAGCTATTACCGTCCGGGAGATAAAGTTAGTGTAAAATACAAGAGAGCAAAGGAAACTTTCGTTAGAGAAGTGATACTTACAAATATCGAGGGTACAACCAGTATTTTGAGGAAGATAACATACGATTCTGACCAACTGGGAGCCTTATTTGAAGTAGTTCCTAAAATAGAAAGAGCCAGACTCGGCATAGAAGGGGGGATAAGAGTGAAGAAAGTAGTCGGTAATGGCTTGATTTATAAGATGGATATAAACGAAGGTTTTGTGATTGTCGCCATCAATAATTACCTGATAGAGCGACCCGAGGACTTGGAAGAAATTCTATCTAAAATAAGAGGAAGAGTGATTTTGCAGGGGATTTCAAAGAATGGGGAGAAAAAATATTACTCTTATCGTTTTTAGGAAAATATAAATGCATTTAGTTAACATGTAGATAATCGTGAAGCGGTACCCATTTTGGGTGCCCTTTCATTTTTTAGGGCTATCCTAAAAAAAACAAAACGCCCAGTTGAATTAGTTTTCAACTGGGCGTTTTTACTTTTATACTAGAAAAGCTTAATCAAAAAGCTCTTCGTCTCTTTCTAGCATCAGGATAGAGTGCTGCGGAACTATGTAATATTTTTCGCCTTCGTACATTACTTCAAAAGCTCCTTTCAATAAAAAAATAGCCAAATCCCCTTCGTGAACTTGTAAAGGAACATATTTGACTTTCTCCTCATTCTGTTTCCAAGGCTCGTCAAAATCGTCGGAAGCCATAGGGATAGGATAACCAGGACCTACTTTTATTACATAACCAGTCTGCACTCTTTCCTTTTCCTGCACGCCAGGAGGCAAGAACAAACCGCTTTCTGTTTTATC
It encodes:
- a CDS encoding trypsin-like peptidase domain-containing protein, giving the protein MKSKVYSIFLSVIAGFLGAYIFSLIEGSSENGFSGLKADNIQLISNDSAEGELHISENLESEGAHGNLPSVNIDFVKASQQTRQSVVYIKTIAGGQYQGYSWFDYFFSNRMTERQVTGSGSGVIFTSNGYIVTNNHVIDGADEIQVIYNKKSYKAGLVGHDPSTDLAVLKIEATDLPAIKIGSSRELSVGDWVLAVGNPFNLESTVTAGIVSAKGRRINVLEDLFPIESFIQTDAAINPGNSGGALVNGQGELVGINTAILSRTGSYAGYGFAVPSDIVTKIVEDLRKYGEVQKAFLGVSALDIDEDISDKLGTNDLDGVVVNTVDKEGAAAKVGMSPGDVISEIDGKSIKSMADFDEILSYYRPGDKVSVKYKRAKETFVREVILTNIEGTTSILRKITYDSDQLGALFEVVPKIERARLGIEGGIRVKKVVGNGLIYKMDINEGFVIVAINNYLIERPEDLEEILSKIRGRVILQGISKNGEKKYYSYRF
- a CDS encoding co-chaperone GroES family protein, with amino-acid sequence MLVTKDNKLKKLLIVGDKVLIKPKASGDKTESGLFLPPGVQEKERVQTGYVIKVGPGYPIPMASDDFDEPWKQNEEKVKYVPLQVHEGDLAIFLLKGAFEVMYEGEKYYIVPQHSILMLERDEELFD